One Etheostoma cragini isolate CJK2018 chromosome 6, CSU_Ecrag_1.0, whole genome shotgun sequence DNA window includes the following coding sequences:
- the si:dkey-82o10.4 gene encoding m-AAA protease-interacting protein 1, mitochondrial has product MQRITSLAACRELGGLAACLPGFCSWKRGPTCSRQPAVHRQRTRMCVLPVRPFTGMSRAKSRRLCSRRSVFAGQKHTLFSSQPGADGPPGSSSGQPAVSVVGTPDPITWIRCKFVMFLIDLYFESDINSVEFERGVKQAFVHVSNMMSSGRYHKLVGIVSNEMIDYVQTRCRSLTDAQRRQLAVTMDDIIFIFPEDVSVVFDQYGRKFCFIVMRCWLLSAYEGPDDPEGTKLFKVTSGEDGGPQKKIVTAVYEFKRELTTGASPDWTVTTVWHWPWKLAE; this is encoded by the exons ATGCAGCGGATCACCAGCCTCGCTGCATGCCGGGAGCTCGGCGGCCTCGCAGCGTGCTTACCCGGGTTCTGCTCCTGGAAGAGGGGTCCGACCTGCAGCAGGCAGCCGGCCGTGCACCGGCAGCGGACGCGGATGTGTGTGCTTCCTGTGCGTCCTTTCACCGGGATGTCCAGAGCAAAAAGCCGGAGGCTGTGCAGCCGGAGGTCCGTGTTCGCCggtcagaaacacacactgttcAGCTCTCAGCCTGGAGCCGACGGGCCGCCGGGGAGCTCCAGCGGGCAGCCCGCTGTCTCCGTAGTGGGCACCCCGGACCCGATCACATGGATCCGGTGCAAATTTGTCATGTTTCTCATCGATCTGTACTTTGAGTCAGACATAAACTCTGTAGAGTTTGAAAGAGGAGTAAAACAG GCTTTTGTCCACGTCTCCAACATGATGTCCAGTGGCAGATACCACAAGCTAGTGGGGATTGTGTCCAATGAG aTGATAGATTACGTTCAGACGAGGTGCAGGTCTCTCACCGATGCTCAGAGACGGCAGCTCGCCGTCACCATGGAtgatattatatttattttcccaGAAGACGTGTCTGTCGTCTTTGATCAATATG GTAGAAAGTTCTGCTTCATCGTCATGAGGTGCTGGCTCCTGTCAGCATATGAAGGCCCTGATGACCCAGAGGGTACAAAGCTCTTCAAAGTGACCTCTGGTGAAGATGGCGGCCCTCAGAAGAAAATAGTGACAGCGGTCTATGA